A single genomic interval of Aureliella helgolandensis harbors:
- a CDS encoding sulfatase-like hydrolase/transferase, with the protein MCRLLVTVSLLYVFSGQLAAAERPNIVFFFTDDQTTSTLGCYGNPVVQTPNIDAMAARGTRFENAFVSQAICWVSRTTILSGLTGRSYGTPDNPEQARPDAVQTLYSDLLREGGYRTGYFGKWHAKMPAGYRPQDHFDEFEAIGRNPYYKKQADGSLRHETELIVDRGIEFLKSQPADQPFALNMWFNACHAEDSDRRPGIGHFPWPQAVDGMYEDTVIAPPRLNDPTIFEQQPNFLKTTINRERFFWRWNTPEKYQTNMRAYYRMVSGIDGAIGRFTAALKEAGLAENTIIVYSADNGYHMGNRGFAGKWSHYEEALRVPMIIADPRVPQEERGKVADSIALNLDLPATFLDWGGVTVPQRYQGHSLRKIVAGATPSDWRTETFHEHFAVRNRIPAFEGVRNARFKYVRYFDHGNHEFLHNLQSDPDELTNLAADPAHQTVLESMRRRTDERVAELGGPLDPLKQPFTASTTPYPEASANVGARLDNDGFVSLFDGKTLRHWSGDSAYWSVEDGAITGVTDGSLKMNQFLTWTDSTIRNFDLRVQVKVTAGGNSGIQYRGRSRPEIGLDVVSGYQCDVVADNPNYNGMLYEERGRRILSHTGEKVVVDPAGHAWIVGNFPVQEFPADTWHDYRVLVEGNHHQHWIDGQPTADLWDFDETGRALEGVLAVQVHVGPAMKIQYKDFEIKHLSDSLPIANFADHAIPPQSVGVRPQGKLPKNWQPPIYAEAVSN; encoded by the coding sequence ATGTGTAGATTGCTAGTAACCGTATCGTTGCTCTACGTTTTTTCAGGGCAACTGGCTGCGGCAGAACGGCCCAATATCGTGTTCTTCTTCACCGATGACCAAACCACCAGTACGCTGGGCTGCTATGGAAATCCGGTGGTGCAGACGCCGAATATCGATGCCATGGCGGCTCGAGGGACACGCTTTGAGAATGCTTTTGTGAGCCAAGCAATCTGTTGGGTCAGCCGCACAACGATTTTAAGCGGATTGACTGGCCGGAGCTATGGAACGCCCGACAATCCCGAACAAGCTCGGCCCGATGCGGTGCAGACGCTCTACTCGGATCTATTGCGAGAGGGGGGGTATCGCACTGGCTATTTCGGGAAGTGGCATGCGAAGATGCCAGCCGGATATCGGCCCCAAGATCACTTTGACGAGTTCGAAGCCATCGGACGCAATCCGTATTATAAGAAACAGGCGGACGGCAGCTTGCGCCATGAGACCGAATTGATTGTGGACCGAGGGATCGAGTTCTTGAAGTCACAACCAGCCGATCAGCCCTTCGCACTCAATATGTGGTTCAATGCGTGCCATGCGGAAGATAGCGACCGACGTCCAGGCATCGGCCATTTTCCATGGCCACAAGCGGTCGACGGCATGTATGAAGACACTGTCATTGCCCCACCGAGACTCAATGACCCTACAATTTTCGAACAGCAACCAAACTTCCTAAAAACCACTATCAATCGCGAACGATTCTTCTGGCGGTGGAATACTCCTGAAAAATACCAAACCAATATGCGAGCCTATTATCGCATGGTCAGCGGAATCGATGGCGCCATTGGCCGCTTTACAGCCGCTCTGAAGGAAGCGGGGTTGGCCGAGAACACCATCATTGTGTATTCCGCAGATAACGGATACCACATGGGAAATCGTGGTTTCGCTGGTAAGTGGTCTCACTATGAAGAAGCCCTGCGCGTGCCCATGATTATCGCTGATCCGCGAGTGCCTCAAGAAGAACGCGGGAAAGTTGCCGATTCGATCGCCCTCAACCTCGACTTGCCGGCCACGTTTTTGGACTGGGGAGGCGTGACGGTCCCCCAGCGTTATCAAGGGCATAGCCTTCGCAAGATTGTTGCAGGTGCCACACCCTCTGATTGGCGAACCGAAACATTTCATGAACACTTTGCTGTCCGCAATCGGATACCGGCGTTTGAAGGGGTGAGAAATGCCCGATTCAAATACGTACGCTATTTCGATCACGGGAACCATGAGTTTCTCCATAACCTCCAGAGCGACCCTGATGAACTCACCAATCTCGCGGCCGACCCTGCGCACCAAACTGTGCTTGAGAGCATGCGGCGGCGGACAGATGAACGCGTAGCAGAACTTGGGGGCCCGCTTGATCCGCTCAAACAGCCGTTTACCGCATCCACGACTCCCTATCCAGAGGCTTCAGCAAACGTAGGAGCAAGATTGGATAACGATGGCTTCGTATCGCTTTTCGATGGTAAGACGCTGCGGCATTGGTCGGGAGATTCGGCCTACTGGTCGGTTGAAGATGGAGCCATCACCGGTGTGACCGATGGTTCGCTCAAGATGAATCAATTTCTGACCTGGACCGATTCGACCATTCGTAATTTTGATCTGCGAGTTCAAGTTAAGGTCACCGCTGGTGGGAATAGCGGGATTCAGTATCGCGGTCGTTCGCGTCCGGAAATTGGCTTGGATGTCGTCTCCGGATACCAATGTGATGTAGTGGCCGACAATCCAAACTACAACGGCATGCTGTATGAAGAGCGTGGGCGGCGGATCTTATCGCATACTGGAGAAAAAGTTGTTGTGGACCCGGCAGGCCATGCTTGGATTGTCGGGAACTTTCCCGTGCAAGAATTCCCGGCTGACACCTGGCACGACTACCGCGTGCTGGTGGAGGGGAATCACCACCAACACTGGATCGATGGACAGCCGACTGCCGATTTATGGGACTTTGACGAGACGGGCCGTGCACTAGAGGGCGTCTTGGCCGTCCAGGTGCATGTCGGGCCAGCGATGAAGATTCAGTACAAAGATTTTGAAATCAAACATCTGTCAGATTCCCTCCCCATTGCTAATTTTGCCGACCACGCCATTCCGCCGCAGTCGGTTGGTGTGCGTCCTCAAGGGAAGTTACCCAAAAATTGGCAACCTCCCATTTATGCCGAGGCTGTCTCAAACTAG
- a CDS encoding DUF1559 domain-containing protein, with the protein MQRQQTYGTGPMHSVTRQRRIAFTLVELLVVIAIIGILVGLLLPAVQAAREAARRSQCSNNLLQMGLALHHFEFATEHFPAGSINPDGPIQNVDQGQHVSWIVQTLPFFEERTAYGMFDIEAGAYAPENAPVRKYPISTLLCPSYPFNRQRDDVAVTTYFGSQHDREAPIAADNDGMLFLNSNVRFRDILDGSSHTLLLGEGMLEATPLGWVSGTRSTLRNVGHPMNPPKDIDASEPTVLEVGGFSSYHTGGAQFVLADGAVRFLTQSINPDTYRQLANRADEELQDATF; encoded by the coding sequence ATGCAACGTCAACAAACTTATGGAACAGGCCCCATGCATTCGGTAACTAGACAACGACGCATCGCATTTACGCTAGTTGAACTGTTAGTGGTGATCGCGATTATTGGAATTTTGGTGGGCCTGCTCCTGCCCGCGGTGCAAGCGGCTCGCGAGGCAGCACGGCGTTCCCAGTGCTCCAACAACCTGTTGCAGATGGGACTGGCACTTCATCACTTCGAATTCGCCACCGAACATTTCCCGGCTGGTTCTATCAATCCAGACGGCCCCATTCAAAACGTCGACCAGGGACAACATGTTAGCTGGATCGTGCAGACTTTGCCCTTCTTCGAAGAACGCACTGCCTACGGCATGTTTGATATCGAGGCTGGAGCTTATGCCCCAGAAAATGCCCCTGTGCGGAAATATCCAATCAGCACGCTACTGTGTCCCTCGTACCCCTTCAATCGGCAGAGGGATGATGTAGCGGTAACCACCTATTTTGGCTCCCAGCATGACCGCGAAGCCCCCATTGCCGCGGACAACGACGGCATGCTCTTCTTAAATAGCAACGTGCGATTTCGCGACATCCTGGATGGCTCGTCGCACACCCTGCTACTGGGCGAGGGAATGCTTGAAGCCACCCCACTGGGCTGGGTCTCCGGAACGCGCTCTACCCTTCGAAACGTAGGACATCCAATGAATCCCCCCAAGGACATTGACGCGTCTGAACCAACCGTCCTGGAAGTCGGTGGTTTTTCTTCCTACCATACCGGTGGTGCTCAATTCGTTCTCGCCGATGGAGCGGTGCGTTTCCTGACACAATCGATCAATCCGGACACTTACCGCCAGCTGGCGAACCGCGCTGACGAAGAGCTGCAGGATGCCACCTTCTAG
- a CDS encoding prepilin-type N-terminal cleavage/methylation domain-containing protein produces the protein MFSTVGPSSSSTTVPPRGRDVIRKRQSKYRTGRNTVRQHGFTLIEVLVVVTVSSSLLVVAVTAVAQTMQLSQLTTAEVQRIQATQLFVEQFRESGHRAIEVLCPAPEELTLVLEEDVQITFKFSDQIIRRVESQMGQVRRSEHLDLGDVRFVEFAKLEEPLRAQLTILRDHNLHAETGMVERQIESVVGLRQFLLNHSQESEALP, from the coding sequence ATGTTTTCTACAGTCGGTCCCAGCAGCAGCTCGACGACAGTTCCCCCGAGAGGAAGAGATGTGATCCGCAAACGCCAGTCAAAGTATCGTACCGGTCGAAATACAGTTCGGCAGCATGGTTTTACGCTCATCGAAGTCTTGGTCGTCGTAACCGTCAGTAGCAGTTTGTTGGTGGTGGCGGTCACGGCTGTGGCCCAAACAATGCAATTATCGCAGTTGACGACGGCGGAAGTACAGCGCATCCAAGCGACGCAATTGTTTGTCGAGCAATTCAGGGAAAGTGGACATAGAGCGATTGAGGTACTCTGCCCTGCACCAGAAGAGTTAACGCTGGTCCTGGAAGAAGATGTGCAAATCACCTTCAAATTTTCCGACCAAATCATTCGGCGAGTAGAGTCGCAAATGGGGCAGGTGCGTCGTAGTGAGCATCTTGATCTAGGGGACGTTCGATTCGTTGAGTTCGCCAAGCTCGAAGAACCGCTCCGCGCACAGCTGACCATTCTCCGGGATCACAACTTGCACGCGGAAACGGGCATGGTGGAACGTCAGATTGAATCCGTTGTTGGACTGCGTCAGTTCCTACTCAATCATTCGCAAGAGTCAGAGGCCCTACCATGA
- a CDS encoding type II secretion system F family protein, with the protein MFDLFGILHSRLTESYRPGHSKASNWRSTPLWDADPQASVQASLVQLLSFAHRQRQPLAPLISGLAEEQRGVSRRRLRRLAMRLEQGMPLVDALEQTPGVLSDESVLTLRLGVQSGTLPAAFAALAGEDPSSRVHFSYRIRQALAYAAGLTLAFGFVGTFILVLIAPTFQKMLEEFGMAPVTVWQFSSLMTVTSYLSHYLPLFIALGVLLGILIWLTRPIRIFQRTWAARLLATVAQRRAAHMLQMFALVTDAGRPLPSVLSTLARYHFDRYIRSRLLFARNEVEQGAEPWESLASAQLLSPEECRAISSLEPSQSRSWLMRRLADWKLVQADRVASMIVACLHPLVVIAFGLVVLWIATAFIGMLSFMISSLA; encoded by the coding sequence ATGTTTGATTTATTTGGAATACTGCATAGCCGGTTGACTGAATCGTATCGGCCGGGCCATAGCAAAGCATCGAATTGGCGTAGTACGCCGTTGTGGGACGCCGATCCTCAAGCCAGCGTTCAAGCGTCACTAGTTCAGCTGCTGAGTTTCGCACACCGTCAACGTCAGCCATTGGCGCCACTAATCAGTGGACTTGCCGAAGAGCAACGTGGCGTATCGCGACGGCGTCTGAGGCGTCTGGCAATGAGATTGGAACAGGGGATGCCCCTGGTCGATGCACTCGAGCAGACTCCAGGAGTGCTAAGCGATGAGAGCGTTTTGACACTGAGGCTTGGCGTGCAAAGCGGGACCCTGCCAGCGGCATTTGCCGCCCTTGCAGGTGAGGATCCCTCATCAAGAGTTCACTTTTCCTACCGCATACGTCAAGCACTAGCCTACGCTGCCGGACTCACCTTGGCGTTTGGCTTTGTGGGCACGTTCATCCTTGTCCTAATTGCCCCGACATTCCAAAAGATGTTGGAGGAATTTGGAATGGCGCCTGTAACAGTGTGGCAATTCTCATCGCTGATGACTGTCACCTCGTACTTATCGCATTACCTGCCGCTATTCATTGCCCTAGGCGTGTTGCTAGGGATCCTGATCTGGCTCACCAGGCCAATCAGAATATTCCAGCGCACTTGGGCCGCTCGCCTGCTCGCCACGGTTGCCCAACGTCGCGCCGCTCACATGCTGCAAATGTTTGCGTTGGTCACCGACGCGGGACGTCCGCTTCCCAGTGTTTTGTCGACACTCGCACGCTACCACTTTGACCGCTATATCCGCAGCCGTTTACTGTTTGCGCGCAACGAAGTCGAGCAAGGTGCTGAGCCTTGGGAAAGTTTGGCGAGTGCCCAACTCCTTTCCCCTGAGGAATGCCGCGCAATTAGCAGTCTTGAACCCTCTCAATCGCGATCGTGGCTGATGAGGAGACTGGCTGATTGGAAACTAGTTCAGGCGGACAGGGTCGCCTCCATGATCGTCGCTTGCCTTCACCCTCTCGTAGTAATAGCGTTCGGTTTAGTCGTGCTGTGGATTGCCACTGCATTCATTGGCATGCTGAGCTTTATGATTTCCAGTCTCGCCTAG
- a CDS encoding type II secretion system F family protein: MHRFHYQATNSEQTVVHGELTAESVADAVRELEQQGLILNSIERVVVSAPLASAQRNDFWQRISRVIDKRKNWIPAIAALANETPPGPSRRALQQLVAKLQGNLTPEEFLSKRSTAALLPLLNSSDRESPDSRQLQSWLGMLDEQLKSSLHIRRSFYYPLFLVGVCLLLTVFFAVTIIPTFRTMFGEFGLRLPPPTLLTLWFSAQLTQHALRTLVFGCLLGGGCVLLVSQWRRHAITNRIFGRFVAGSSSNLLAMSTLCSTLAELLQMKIPVEEAIRLSGTSCEHSYFSIAAAQLSKELKHSGFRIEQTRSIYRFPRLLQLALTSRNPDGVNVELIRELAELYRHRAQLRSNWIFESLPSLVIVFVGGLVAFVIVSLFLPLVSMITSLA, translated from the coding sequence ATGCACCGCTTCCACTACCAAGCCACCAACTCCGAGCAGACCGTTGTGCATGGAGAACTGACTGCCGAAAGCGTTGCCGACGCAGTTCGCGAGTTAGAGCAACAAGGGCTGATACTGAATTCAATCGAGCGAGTTGTCGTTTCAGCTCCCCTGGCGTCTGCTCAACGCAACGATTTCTGGCAAAGAATTTCCCGAGTCATTGATAAACGCAAAAACTGGATACCAGCCATCGCGGCATTGGCAAATGAAACGCCTCCAGGCCCGAGCCGTAGGGCATTGCAGCAGCTTGTTGCAAAGTTGCAGGGCAATCTGACACCGGAGGAATTCCTTTCGAAGCGATCAACCGCCGCTCTACTACCGCTACTGAATAGCTCCGATCGTGAATCGCCTGACTCGCGGCAGCTACAGAGCTGGCTTGGGATGCTCGACGAACAGCTAAAGTCGAGCTTGCATATTCGTCGTAGTTTCTACTACCCGCTGTTCCTCGTGGGCGTTTGTTTGTTGCTGACGGTGTTCTTTGCGGTAACCATTATTCCGACCTTCCGCACCATGTTTGGAGAATTTGGGCTGCGTCTACCACCACCAACATTGCTGACGCTGTGGTTCTCGGCTCAATTAACACAGCATGCTCTCAGAACTTTGGTATTTGGTTGCTTGCTGGGTGGTGGCTGCGTTCTGTTGGTTTCTCAATGGCGAAGGCATGCAATTACCAATCGGATTTTCGGACGCTTTGTAGCAGGTAGTAGTTCCAATCTTTTGGCGATGTCGACGCTCTGTAGCACACTGGCCGAGCTGCTTCAAATGAAGATTCCCGTGGAGGAAGCCATCCGGCTCTCTGGTACAAGTTGCGAACACTCCTATTTTTCCATAGCTGCAGCGCAATTGTCGAAGGAGCTCAAGCACTCGGGATTTCGAATCGAGCAAACGCGTTCGATTTACCGCTTTCCTAGGCTGCTCCAGCTTGCCCTGACTTCGAGGAATCCGGACGGTGTAAATGTCGAGTTGATTCGAGAACTTGCCGAGCTCTATCGCCACCGTGCGCAGCTTCGATCTAACTGGATCTTTGAGAGTCTTCCAAGTTTGGTCATCGTTTTTGTAGGTGGTCTTGTGGCCTTTGTGATCGTAAGCCTGTTCTTGCCGTTGGTTTCGATGATTACTTCGCTCGCATAA
- a CDS encoding dockerin type I domain-containing protein, translating to MRSSNRKRSVQLRLALEPLEARRLLAGINVSIYLDHNGSHHFEPETDSRAADRLVFVDQNLNGQYDDDDLLAATGDDGFAYFRGLEPGNYSVGLLNSENLQVEPQGVQASSQSVSTLPVKSLLAATEQGPTWAVDLDDQLILLSQAELPQAALPLPGAYVTSLATSSDGLLVISGSENGTSRAQRFDSISGTLETLPITGLQAGQDIVQLVRVGTQNVALLETSHGRQLAFANATGNSLELSGHSATTASYLAGTGSFDRLLTAEFASSGTSTLGMLDPANGFQKTHSLILDGLANELALIVPEGADRPLLAMVATEQDGVKAVEISNDTLKLAAMLQEATAPLGLQLGGGRFATGSVANPSEVIVWDSSTWAPVGRTQTASNATLVRTTNLLPAGDGRQVFVASNRGVSRLSVSEPTNPNVTLATNAALAEVQFGVRQTENTPPMITELAVQELAEDAVSVVDLHELDGIYDADEDDLWFAIKHPTQNGTLALNADGTLQYRPDADFNGVDQATLLVFDGTAASEFELNWSIIAVNDPPLSIQVDVPPIPENASPGDQLGYISIVDVDRDANYLVTTSDARFTVELGRLYFSAGAIDYESENLINIEFQAIDVLEPAHRITVHATLAVANTVELPQEIKLEGTTVPENAPGAPVGPVVVIGSEPNAEYRFSVSDARFEVVAGQLKLRHDQSLDYEAEPLVQLTVTASILGNESTVTSKPLLVRVTDRNEGPLGLSLSRKAVVDSTPGAPVGTVSVSDPDGDHYNFTVSDERFEFVGDTLQLKQGQIIYLFLETSVTLEITATSHRGESVSAEFTLTVTPAPSPYQNPKIPQDVNNDGVVTPIDALILINRLNQEGIDTQPYDGELANGEPWSDAYPDVNGDGRLSPIDVLIVINQLNKQANEPQGGEGEQPGSAPIAPLLFSPPTQDRTKPQNSQAPPDIKLHRPSESRSELSSNLPPTPSPENYVPDVEQYHKRESSKLDAELESLIDQLSQERAAW from the coding sequence TTGCGAAGTTCCAACAGGAAGCGTTCCGTCCAATTGCGGCTCGCTCTTGAGCCTCTGGAAGCTCGACGACTACTGGCGGGCATCAACGTTTCGATCTACCTGGATCACAACGGCTCGCATCATTTCGAGCCGGAAACCGATAGTCGTGCCGCAGACCGACTGGTCTTCGTCGATCAGAATTTGAATGGGCAATACGACGACGACGATTTGCTGGCTGCCACTGGCGACGACGGGTTTGCCTATTTTCGCGGATTGGAACCGGGCAATTACTCTGTAGGCCTCCTCAACAGCGAGAATTTGCAGGTCGAGCCCCAGGGGGTGCAAGCCAGTTCGCAGTCCGTATCAACCTTGCCAGTGAAGAGTCTGCTGGCGGCGACCGAGCAGGGTCCGACCTGGGCAGTCGATCTCGATGATCAACTTATTCTGCTTAGCCAAGCCGAGTTGCCGCAAGCTGCCCTACCCTTGCCAGGTGCCTACGTTACTTCATTGGCGACCTCGAGCGATGGCCTGCTAGTAATTTCCGGCAGTGAAAATGGGACCTCGCGCGCCCAGCGTTTTGACTCGATTAGTGGCACCTTAGAAACACTACCCATCACGGGCCTTCAAGCCGGACAAGACATTGTCCAGCTAGTACGGGTTGGCACCCAGAATGTCGCCCTGCTTGAGACATCGCATGGCCGACAACTTGCATTTGCCAACGCCACCGGCAACAGCCTTGAGTTGAGCGGGCACAGCGCGACCACTGCCAGCTACTTAGCCGGCACGGGCTCATTCGATCGGTTGCTGACGGCGGAGTTTGCGTCTAGTGGCACTTCGACCCTTGGCATGCTTGACCCCGCCAACGGGTTCCAGAAAACACACTCCTTGATCTTAGACGGCTTGGCGAACGAGCTCGCATTGATCGTTCCGGAAGGTGCAGACCGTCCTCTGCTGGCAATGGTTGCCACCGAGCAGGACGGGGTGAAAGCGGTTGAGATTAGCAACGACACATTAAAGCTCGCAGCCATGCTTCAGGAGGCTACCGCACCGTTAGGTCTACAGCTGGGGGGCGGGCGTTTTGCGACCGGCAGCGTTGCGAATCCGTCCGAAGTCATCGTTTGGGATAGCTCGACATGGGCTCCCGTTGGCAGAACGCAGACCGCTTCCAACGCCACTCTCGTTCGAACAACCAACCTGTTGCCCGCCGGAGATGGAAGGCAAGTATTCGTTGCAAGCAATCGCGGGGTCTCACGGCTTAGTGTATCAGAGCCGACGAATCCCAATGTAACTCTCGCAACCAATGCGGCTTTGGCAGAAGTTCAGTTTGGCGTCCGGCAAACCGAAAACACCCCTCCCATGATCACCGAGTTGGCCGTCCAGGAACTCGCCGAGGACGCTGTCAGCGTAGTCGACCTGCACGAACTAGATGGGATCTATGATGCAGACGAGGATGACCTCTGGTTTGCCATCAAGCATCCGACGCAGAATGGAACTCTGGCCCTCAATGCAGACGGAACCCTCCAATACCGCCCAGACGCGGATTTCAACGGTGTCGATCAAGCGACTCTGCTTGTTTTTGACGGAACGGCTGCAAGCGAGTTTGAACTGAATTGGTCTATAATTGCCGTAAACGATCCGCCCCTATCCATTCAAGTGGATGTGCCTCCAATCCCGGAAAACGCCTCTCCTGGAGACCAGCTCGGTTATATCTCGATCGTAGATGTCGATCGAGACGCGAACTACCTCGTGACCACTTCGGATGCTCGTTTTACGGTGGAACTTGGCCGACTCTATTTTTCGGCTGGAGCCATCGACTATGAATCGGAAAATCTCATCAACATCGAGTTCCAAGCCATCGACGTGCTTGAGCCCGCTCATCGTATTACAGTGCACGCAACGCTGGCGGTTGCTAACACTGTCGAATTGCCGCAGGAGATAAAACTGGAGGGGACAACCGTGCCAGAAAACGCCCCTGGTGCACCAGTTGGTCCCGTCGTAGTCATCGGCTCCGAGCCCAACGCCGAATATCGCTTTTCGGTTTCGGACGCTCGATTTGAAGTGGTAGCCGGTCAGCTCAAGCTGCGTCATGACCAGTCCCTCGACTACGAAGCCGAGCCACTTGTACAACTGACCGTCACAGCTTCGATTCTGGGAAACGAGAGCACGGTAACCTCCAAGCCGCTGTTGGTCCGCGTCACTGATCGCAACGAGGGACCGCTGGGATTGTCCCTGAGCCGGAAGGCGGTGGTCGATAGCACGCCGGGAGCTCCCGTGGGAACCGTTTCGGTTTCGGATCCCGATGGGGATCATTACAACTTCACCGTGTCGGATGAACGTTTTGAGTTCGTGGGAGATACGCTCCAACTAAAGCAAGGGCAGATCATTTACTTGTTTCTCGAAACAAGTGTCACACTGGAGATTACTGCCACCTCACACCGGGGTGAAAGCGTTTCGGCTGAATTCACCCTAACGGTCACTCCCGCTCCCTCACCCTACCAGAATCCTAAGATCCCGCAGGATGTCAATAATGACGGGGTTGTGACTCCCATCGATGCCTTGATCCTAATCAACCGACTCAATCAAGAAGGTATCGACACCCAGCCGTACGATGGGGAGTTGGCAAATGGCGAGCCCTGGTCCGACGCCTACCCCGACGTGAATGGTGACGGCCGCCTAAGTCCGATTGACGTCCTCATCGTCATTAATCAACTCAACAAACAGGCCAATGAACCCCAAGGGGGAGAGGGTGAGCAGCCAGGATCTGCCCCCATAGCCCCTTTGCTATTCAGCCCTCCTACCCAGGATCGAACCAAACCGCAGAATTCACAGGCTCCGCCTGACATTAAATTGCACCGTCCCTCGGAAAGCAGATCCGAACTCAGCTCGAATCTTCCCCCAACTCCCTCACCGGAGAATTACGTTCCGGACGTCGAGCAGTATCACAAACGCGAGTCCTCGAAATTGGATGCCGAGCTAGAATCGCTCATCGATCAGCTCTCTCAAGAACGGGCTGCGTGGTAG